The Pedobacter mucosus genome window below encodes:
- a CDS encoding esterase-like activity of phytase family protein, with the protein MKSFIQYILLFCIVLLASCSASRYAFDQQKETSVSSIKFLDDYVIPLNVSFKNTLIGGLSGIDYDSKNNQYYLISDDPSQYSFARIYTAQIEIKENKIDTIKFTGVDPILQENGLPYPKYQYGKNSKADGESVRFNPIKNNLIWSNEGERLYRKTDTTIVQPALTFISTQGKFLDTIPLPSGFHITKQEFGIRKNAFFEGLSYADQYKTLYASLEEPLYQDGKQASFKYDKALTRILKFDVATKTNTAQYAYNLDALPIEPTEENDWNINGISEILAINNHTLLVMERAWAIGNDDHSFIKLYLVDLNGAENQIDNPSFIKNPPKTLVKKLLFDFDTLNMHIDNFEGITFGPKLPNGHNTLIFCVDNNFSKKELQQFFLFEVMP; encoded by the coding sequence TTGAAGTCTTTCATTCAGTATATTTTACTTTTCTGTATTGTTTTATTAGCATCCTGTTCAGCCTCTAGATACGCTTTTGATCAGCAAAAAGAAACTTCGGTATCATCGATTAAATTTTTGGATGATTATGTAATACCCTTAAATGTTTCTTTTAAAAACACACTAATAGGTGGCTTATCAGGAATTGATTATGACTCAAAAAATAATCAGTATTATCTAATTAGTGATGACCCTTCTCAATATAGTTTCGCAAGAATATATACTGCTCAAATTGAAATAAAAGAAAATAAAATTGATACGATTAAATTCACTGGTGTTGATCCAATTCTTCAAGAGAATGGACTACCATACCCTAAATATCAATATGGAAAAAATTCAAAAGCAGATGGTGAATCTGTTCGTTTTAATCCTATCAAAAATAATTTAATTTGGAGCAATGAAGGTGAAAGATTGTACCGTAAAACAGATACTACAATTGTCCAGCCTGCTTTAACATTCATATCTACGCAAGGAAAATTCTTAGATACCATTCCTTTGCCGAGTGGTTTTCACATTACGAAACAAGAATTTGGCATACGAAAAAATGCCTTTTTTGAGGGATTGAGTTATGCAGATCAATACAAAACTTTATATGCAAGTTTGGAAGAGCCACTCTATCAAGATGGCAAACAAGCTAGTTTTAAATATGATAAAGCGTTAACACGAATTTTAAAATTTGATGTGGCTACCAAAACAAACACTGCTCAATATGCCTATAATCTGGATGCTTTACCTATAGAACCAACGGAAGAGAATGACTGGAATATCAATGGCATTTCGGAAATATTAGCAATAAATAATCATACGCTATTGGTAATGGAAAGGGCTTGGGCTATCGGAAACGATGATCATTCTTTTATTAAACTTTATCTGGTCGATTTAAACGGAGCAGAGAATCAAATCGATAATCCATCATTTATTAAGAATCCACCGAAAACTTTAGTAAAGAAATTGCTTTTTGATTTCGACACCTTAAATATGCATATTGATAATTTTGAAGGAATAACTTTTGGTCCAAAATTACCAAATGGACACAATACATTGATTTTTTGTGTAGATAATAATTTTAGTAAAAAGGAGCTTCAACAGTTTTTCTTATTTGAAGTAATGCCTTAG
- a CDS encoding CocE/NonD family hydrolase, translating into MKYFKITALLLLSNFALFAQSDVNYPKENYTKKEVYIPMRDGTKLFTAIYTPKDASASKKYPMIMQRTCYSVAPYGVDKFPARLGPSELMMKEGYIVVMQDVRGRWKSEGTWTNMTPVIDNKKGKKDVDEGSDTYDTIDWLVKNVASNNGKVGQWGISYPGFYTAAGILSNHPALKASSPQAPISDFFFDDFHHNGSFLQSYFFTYPVFGVQKTDTTSKAWYNNQMINAKTKDGYQFALDLGSLSNADKYYKNNFFWQETVNHPNYDEFWQKRGLLKHYNTIKPAVMLVGGWFDAEDLSGPLNIYKTIEKKNPNAYNTIVMGPFGHGRWSRETGHTMHSNVYFGDSIATFYQKEIESKFFSHFLKGNGDKNSGLPEAYMFDTGNKKWETFTKWPTEKATKQKMYLIADGKLSMTAPAAAGSINYLSDPAKPVPYTEDVTTTLGFTPHNYMSEDQRFAGRRPDVLVYQTDVLDNDITLGGEIMSHLKIATTGTDADFIVKLIDVYPADEPNNPYMPNKNITLSNYWQMVRSEIMPARFRNSFEKPEALVANQKTDVNFQLQDVLHTFKKGHKIMIQVQSTAFPLFARNPQKFVDNPYKATDADYIKATQTVFNDSFIEVDVIK; encoded by the coding sequence ATGAAATACTTCAAAATCACCGCCCTATTACTACTTTCCAATTTTGCATTATTTGCGCAAAGCGATGTAAATTATCCTAAAGAAAATTACACTAAAAAGGAAGTTTATATTCCTATGCGTGATGGTACTAAACTGTTTACCGCCATTTATACGCCGAAAGATGCTTCAGCAAGTAAAAAATATCCAATGATTATGCAGCGTACTTGCTATAGCGTTGCGCCATATGGCGTGGATAAGTTTCCTGCTCGTTTAGGTCCATCAGAACTCATGATGAAAGAAGGATATATTGTAGTAATGCAAGATGTTCGCGGCCGTTGGAAAAGCGAAGGAACCTGGACAAATATGACGCCCGTTATCGACAATAAAAAAGGAAAAAAAGATGTCGATGAGGGTTCTGACACCTATGATACCATTGATTGGCTGGTTAAAAACGTTGCTAGCAATAATGGTAAAGTTGGTCAGTGGGGAATTTCTTATCCTGGTTTTTATACCGCAGCAGGAATTTTAAGTAACCATCCAGCGCTTAAAGCTTCATCTCCGCAAGCGCCTATTTCTGATTTTTTCTTTGATGATTTCCATCATAATGGTTCATTTTTGCAAAGTTATTTCTTCACCTACCCAGTGTTTGGTGTTCAAAAAACCGATACCACTTCTAAAGCTTGGTACAACAATCAAATGATTAATGCCAAAACTAAAGATGGATATCAGTTTGCTTTAGATTTGGGTTCTTTATCAAATGCAGACAAATATTACAAAAATAATTTCTTCTGGCAAGAAACCGTAAATCATCCAAATTATGATGAATTCTGGCAGAAACGTGGTTTATTGAAACATTATAACACTATAAAACCAGCGGTAATGTTAGTTGGTGGTTGGTTTGATGCGGAAGATTTATCTGGACCTTTAAATATTTATAAAACCATTGAAAAGAAAAACCCAAATGCTTACAACACGATTGTTATGGGCCCATTTGGACATGGAAGATGGAGCCGCGAAACTGGTCACACCATGCACAGCAATGTTTATTTTGGTGACAGCATCGCAACATTCTATCAAAAAGAAATCGAATCGAAGTTTTTCAGTCATTTCTTAAAAGGTAATGGCGACAAAAATTCTGGATTACCAGAAGCATACATGTTTGATACAGGAAATAAAAAATGGGAAACTTTTACAAAATGGCCAACGGAGAAAGCGACTAAACAGAAAATGTATTTGATTGCAGATGGAAAATTAAGCATGACGGCTCCAGCTGCGGCCGGATCTATTAATTACCTTAGCGACCCGGCAAAACCAGTCCCATATACTGAAGATGTAACCACAACTTTAGGTTTTACACCACATAATTACATGAGTGAAGATCAGCGTTTTGCTGGCCGCAGACCAGATGTTTTAGTTTACCAGACTGATGTTTTAGATAACGATATTACTTTGGGTGGCGAAATTATGTCGCACTTAAAAATTGCTACAACAGGCACCGATGCTGATTTTATTGTAAAACTGATTGACGTTTATCCGGCCGACGAACCGAACAATCCCTACATGCCAAATAAAAACATCACGTTAAGTAATTACTGGCAAATGGTTCGTTCTGAAATTATGCCAGCTCGCTTTCGTAACAGTTTTGAAAAGCCAGAGGCATTGGTAGCAAACCAAAAAACGGATGTTAATTTTCAATTACAAGATGTGTTGCATACTTTCAAAAAAGGACATAAAATCATGATTCAGGTACAAAGCACAGCTTTTCCTCTTTTCGCACGCAACCCACAAAAGTTTGTAGATAATCCGTATAAAGCAACGGATGCTGATTATATTAAAGCAACACAAACTGTTTTTAATGATAGTTTTATTGAAGTTGATGTGATAAAATAG
- a CDS encoding DUF6515 family protein, which produces MNRLLNKGLVVFAAAAMIATLNLESVSAQRPSRAGGGGGRSSSAAPSRGGGGSSMSRGGGSISRQPSRQAPSSNNKISQAPNRGNIGPGQNNIGRTNVRPQRSGYSYNRLGIGGRSGYNYRPGGKYRPGFGRQGYNNRGYYGYYNYYRPFIGFRLNVLPYGYYPFYYGQDQFYYSGGLFYRQYENNYQVVIPPVGAEVPTLPSDANLVTIDGVDYYEYKGVYYTQTQSADGKTVYVVAGKDGVLNTTDGPIDTHQIGDIIAQLPEGCREVTIKNEKYFVSPDDVYYEEVVDGSKITYRVIGKLF; this is translated from the coding sequence ATGAATAGGTTATTAAATAAAGGATTGGTTGTTTTCGCTGCAGCAGCGATGATTGCAACTTTAAATTTGGAAAGCGTTTCTGCCCAAAGACCAAGCAGGGCTGGAGGCGGGGGTGGTAGATCAAGTTCCGCAGCGCCATCAAGAGGCGGAGGTGGAAGTTCAATGTCGAGAGGTGGGGGTTCTATTTCTAGGCAGCCATCTCGCCAGGCGCCATCTTCAAATAATAAAATATCTCAAGCGCCTAATCGAGGAAATATCGGTCCAGGGCAAAATAATATTGGTCGCACAAATGTTAGGCCTCAACGTTCTGGCTACAGTTATAATAGACTTGGTATTGGTGGCAGATCAGGATATAATTATCGTCCAGGTGGAAAATACAGACCAGGTTTTGGTCGCCAGGGGTATAATAATAGAGGTTATTATGGCTATTATAATTACTATAGGCCATTTATTGGTTTCCGTTTAAATGTTTTGCCTTATGGATATTATCCATTTTATTACGGACAAGATCAGTTTTATTATTCTGGTGGATTATTTTATCGTCAGTACGAAAATAATTATCAAGTGGTTATTCCACCAGTAGGTGCAGAAGTTCCTACTTTGCCATCTGATGCTAATTTAGTTACCATTGATGGTGTAGATTATTACGAATATAAAGGGGTTTATTATACACAAACCCAAAGTGCTGATGGCAAAACAGTGTATGTTGTTGCTGGTAAAGATGGGGTTTTAAATACAACCGACGGACCGATAGATACCCATCAAATTGGCGATATTATTGCACAACTACCCGAAGGATGTAGAGAGGTAACCATCAAAAACGAAAAATATTTTGTTTCTCCTGATGATGTTTATTATGAAGAAGTTGTGGATGGAAGCAAAATCACGTATCGTGTAATCGGAAAGCTGTTTTAA
- a CDS encoding head GIN domain-containing protein, whose product MKKIFSILFAAIIITSSIKANAKDQSSVNTTKYSDDERDVKNFNGIAAAGPINVVVTMGTKESCRFEGDAEAIASLITEVKGEILIIRPENSITSWSKKYENKKITAYVTAKTINSLTMSGSGNLVVNGKINSKDLVTTISGSGSIKATADLNNFNGVISGSGAINIIGSATRAKIVISSSGSFAGKSFNVGTLTTTLSGSGTVNIKVDQSIKAVISGSGTVNYSGNATVDKTIIGSGSVRKI is encoded by the coding sequence ATGAAAAAAATATTCTCTATTCTATTTGCTGCAATAATTATTACGAGCAGCATCAAGGCAAATGCTAAAGATCAAAGTAGTGTTAACACGACTAAATATTCTGATGATGAACGAGACGTTAAAAACTTTAACGGTATAGCAGCAGCCGGACCAATCAACGTGGTGGTTACGATGGGCACGAAAGAAAGCTGCCGTTTTGAAGGTGATGCAGAAGCAATTGCTTCTTTAATTACTGAAGTTAAAGGCGAAATTTTGATTATTCGTCCCGAAAATAGCATTACCAGCTGGTCTAAAAAATATGAAAATAAAAAAATCACAGCTTATGTTACAGCAAAAACCATTAATAGCTTAACCATGAGTGGTTCGGGCAATCTAGTTGTAAACGGAAAAATAAATTCAAAAGATTTAGTTACAACCATTAGTGGTTCTGGAAGCATTAAAGCAACTGCCGATTTAAATAATTTTAATGGTGTTATTAGTGGTTCGGGTGCTATAAATATTATTGGTAGCGCTACTCGTGCTAAAATAGTAATTAGTAGTTCTGGTAGCTTTGCTGGAAAAAGTTTTAATGTAGGTACATTAACAACAACATTAAGCGGTTCAGGAACGGTGAATATTAAAGTAGATCAAAGTATCAAAGCAGTTATTAGCGGTTCAGGAACCGTAAATTATTCTGGAAATGCAACTGTTGATAAGACGATAATCGGATCTGGTAGCGTTAGAAAAATTTAA
- a CDS encoding endonuclease domain-containing protein — protein MTIHNVEFLKESRKDLRNNLTPAEATLWRYLQHSKLGGRKFRRQHSVNNYILDFYCPAEKLGIELDGNIHNGFASDEYDKERTENLNKLGIRIIRFENKDVFHEENILEEIRKYFKTTPTPP, from the coding sequence ATGACTATTCACAATGTTGAATTTCTTAAGGAATCAAGAAAGGATTTAAGAAACAACTTAACTCCTGCTGAGGCTACGCTATGGAGATATTTACAGCATTCTAAATTAGGTGGCAGAAAATTTAGAAGACAACATAGTGTAAACAATTATATTTTAGATTTTTATTGTCCGGCAGAAAAATTAGGAATTGAATTAGATGGGAATATTCACAATGGATTTGCTTCTGATGAATATGATAAAGAAAGAACTGAAAATTTAAATAAATTAGGAATCCGAATTATTAGGTTTGAAAATAAAGATGTCTTTCACGAAGAAAATATTTTAGAGGAGATAAGAAAATATTTTAAAACCACCCCCACCCCTCCTTGA
- a CDS encoding M1 family metallopeptidase: MKKTLILFILALSISSLNAQMLGKNQVNSRADSLRGTLTPLRTCYDINYYHLDVKINIDEKSISGSNEFVFTATQNFNKLQFDLFSNLKVEKVVYKGAELPYTREYNAVFVTFPKAVKKGSRDKFTVFYSGTPVIAKNPPWDGGFIFKKDAAGNPWVSVACQGFGASCWWPNKDHQSDEVDSMLISISVPKTLQEISNGRLRKTVDQPDGYKQYNWFVSNPINNYDVSFYIGKYSHWKDSYNGENGKLTIDYWSLQTDSAKARPHWDADVKPMLKSFEHWFGPYPWYKDGYKLVQAPHLGMEHQSAVAYGNKFMKGYLGRDLSGTGHGLKWDFITVHESGHEWFGNNITAKDIGDMWLHEGFTNYSEVLFVESTENKAAANEYVIGLQKGIRNDVPVIGPYGVNREGSGDMYPKGANLISIIRQLINNDIKFREILRGLNKTFYHKTVTTAEVENYISKQSGLKLDKIFDQYLRYAKIPVLDYKISNGTLSYRWITDVKGFDMPVRVSLKADSYTLIKPTNDWKTIKIDSSITVANFKNDPLFYIKLQKSQD, translated from the coding sequence ATGAAAAAAACACTCATCCTATTTATACTTGCACTAAGCATTTCATCCTTAAATGCGCAAATGCTAGGCAAGAACCAAGTAAATTCCAGGGCTGATAGTCTACGTGGAACGCTCACGCCCTTGCGTACTTGCTACGATATTAATTATTACCATCTCGATGTTAAAATTAATATTGATGAAAAATCAATCAGTGGAAGTAATGAATTTGTTTTCACTGCTACGCAGAATTTTAATAAACTTCAATTCGATTTATTTTCAAATTTAAAAGTAGAAAAAGTTGTTTATAAAGGTGCTGAACTACCTTATACGAGAGAATATAATGCTGTTTTTGTAACTTTTCCCAAAGCAGTAAAAAAAGGATCAAGAGATAAATTCACCGTTTTCTATTCCGGAACGCCAGTAATTGCTAAAAATCCACCTTGGGATGGTGGTTTCATTTTCAAAAAAGATGCAGCAGGAAATCCATGGGTTTCGGTTGCTTGTCAAGGTTTTGGTGCCAGTTGCTGGTGGCCAAATAAAGATCACCAAAGTGATGAAGTGGATAGCATGTTAATCAGCATTAGCGTACCTAAAACTTTACAAGAAATTTCTAATGGAAGATTAAGAAAAACTGTTGATCAACCTGATGGCTACAAACAATACAATTGGTTTGTGAGTAATCCGATTAATAATTATGATGTATCATTTTACATCGGAAAATATTCACATTGGAAAGATAGTTATAATGGAGAAAATGGGAAATTAACAATCGATTATTGGTCGTTACAAACTGATAGTGCAAAAGCTCGTCCTCATTGGGATGCTGATGTAAAACCTATGCTAAAGAGTTTTGAACACTGGTTTGGCCCATATCCTTGGTATAAAGACGGGTATAAATTGGTTCAGGCGCCTCATTTAGGAATGGAACACCAAAGTGCTGTTGCCTATGGAAACAAATTTATGAAAGGTTATTTAGGAAGGGATTTAAGCGGAACAGGTCATGGATTAAAATGGGATTTTATTACCGTTCATGAAAGCGGCCACGAATGGTTTGGAAATAATATCACCGCTAAAGATATCGGCGATATGTGGCTTCACGAAGGTTTCACCAACTATTCTGAAGTTCTATTTGTAGAATCTACTGAAAATAAAGCTGCGGCAAATGAGTATGTAATCGGTTTGCAAAAAGGAATAAGAAATGATGTTCCGGTTATCGGTCCTTACGGCGTTAATAGAGAAGGTTCCGGAGATATGTATCCGAAAGGTGCAAATTTAATTAGTATTATTCGCCAACTAATTAATAATGATATAAAATTTAGGGAGATTCTCCGTGGTTTAAATAAAACTTTCTATCACAAAACCGTAACAACTGCGGAAGTAGAAAACTACATTTCTAAACAAAGTGGACTTAAATTAGATAAGATTTTTGATCAGTATTTACGTTACGCAAAAATACCGGTATTAGATTATAAAATAAGTAACGGCACTTTATCTTACCGCTGGATAACTGATGTTAAAGGTTTTGATATGCCCGTTCGTGTATCTTTAAAAGCAGATTCTTATACTTTAATTAAACCTACAAACGATTGGAAAACCATTAAAATTGATAGCAGTATAACAGTTGCTAATTTTAAAAATGATCCATTATTTTATATAAAACTTCAAAAAAGTCAAGATTAG
- a CDS encoding CocE/NonD family hydrolase → MNLPKFFSILLCLIISNELFAQQTDSAYVRENFTKIERQIPMRDGVKLFTSIYIPKNSTKKFPFLINRTPYTVAPYGEDKYKTSLGNFPAMMREGFIFVYQDVRGRWMSEGTFEDIRPQLVGKTTKNSIDESTDTYDTIDWLVKNIKNNNGNAGIYGISYPGFYSTTSLPNSHPALKAVSPQAPVTDWFMGDDFHHRGTLFLMDAFTFMGSFGVPRLKPIVPDRSAKRFQFPIQDNYRFYLEAGTIKNLKTKYFADSIKFWNDLSKHSNLDTFWKARLILPHLTNVKPAVMVVGGFFDAEDAYGTFATYKAIEKQNPGANNILVAGPWFHGGWVRSDGSSFGDIKFGKTTSIDYQTQYELPFFKHYLKGEGEFNAADANIFVTGSNEWKKFKTWPPVEAETKNLYLQPNGKLGFEKVGRTDSWDEYVSDPNSPVPYQDGVQVRRTREYMIDDQRFAARRPDVKTFQTDALTEDITLTGPVLANLVVSTTGTDADYVVKLIDVYPEDETNPIPNPKNIVMGGYEMLVRGEIMRGKYRNSFEKPEPFIPGTITKVNYPLPDVAHTFKKGHKIMIQIQNSWFPLADRNPQKFMDIYQAEPQDFQKATHKIYHDTFNSSFITVSVLK, encoded by the coding sequence ATGAACCTTCCTAAATTTTTCAGTATTCTGCTGTGTTTAATTATTTCTAACGAATTATTTGCCCAGCAAACCGACTCGGCTTACGTTAGAGAAAATTTTACAAAGATAGAGCGACAAATACCCATGCGAGATGGGGTTAAACTATTTACTTCCATTTATATACCTAAAAATTCAACTAAAAAATTCCCTTTTTTAATTAATAGAACCCCTTATACGGTTGCACCCTACGGAGAAGACAAATACAAAACCAGCTTAGGAAACTTCCCTGCAATGATGCGTGAAGGCTTTATTTTTGTTTATCAGGATGTGCGTGGAAGATGGATGAGCGAAGGAACCTTTGAAGATATTCGCCCGCAATTGGTAGGCAAAACAACCAAAAATTCTATTGATGAAAGTACTGATACTTACGACACAATTGATTGGCTGGTAAAAAACATTAAAAATAATAATGGCAATGCTGGTATTTATGGAATTTCCTATCCGGGTTTTTATTCTACTACTTCTCTGCCAAATTCGCATCCTGCTTTAAAAGCCGTTTCGCCACAGGCGCCAGTTACTGATTGGTTTATGGGTGATGATTTTCACCATAGAGGAACTTTATTTTTAATGGATGCCTTTACTTTCATGGGCAGCTTTGGCGTTCCCCGATTAAAACCGATTGTACCCGACAGAAGTGCAAAAAGATTTCAATTTCCAATTCAGGATAATTATCGTTTTTATTTAGAGGCTGGTACAATTAAAAATTTGAAAACTAAATACTTTGCCGATAGCATTAAATTCTGGAACGATTTAAGTAAACATAGCAACCTAGATACTTTTTGGAAAGCCCGCTTAATTCTTCCTCATTTAACCAATGTTAAACCCGCAGTTATGGTTGTGGGCGGCTTTTTCGACGCTGAAGATGCTTATGGAACTTTCGCTACTTACAAGGCAATTGAAAAACAAAATCCCGGCGCCAACAATATTCTAGTCGCCGGACCATGGTTTCATGGTGGCTGGGTTCGCAGTGATGGTTCTTCTTTTGGAGATATTAAATTTGGAAAAACTACCAGCATAGATTATCAAACACAATATGAATTGCCTTTCTTTAAACACTATTTAAAAGGTGAAGGCGAATTTAATGCAGCCGACGCAAATATTTTCGTAACCGGAAGTAACGAATGGAAAAAATTTAAAACCTGGCCTCCGGTTGAAGCCGAAACCAAAAATCTTTATCTACAGCCTAACGGAAAACTTGGATTTGAAAAAGTTGGCAGAACCGATAGTTGGGATGAATATGTGAGCGATCCAAATTCTCCTGTTCCTTATCAGGATGGCGTTCAAGTTAGACGTACCCGCGAATATATGATCGATGATCAGCGTTTTGCAGCCCGCAGACCAGATGTTAAAACTTTTCAAACTGATGCTTTAACTGAAGATATAACCTTAACCGGACCAGTATTGGCAAATCTAGTCGTTTCTACCACGGGAACTGATGCGGATTATGTGGTTAAATTAATAGATGTATATCCAGAGGATGAGACAAACCCAATCCCGAACCCAAAAAATATTGTTATGGGTGGTTATGAAATGCTTGTACGTGGTGAAATTATGCGTGGCAAATACCGAAATAGTTTTGAAAAACCTGAACCATTTATACCAGGAACCATCACGAAAGTAAATTATCCTTTGCCAGATGTTGCACACACTTTTAAAAAGGGTCACAAAATCATGATTCAAATTCAAAATTCGTGGTTTCCTTTAGCGGATAGAAATCCACAAAAATTTATGGATATTTATCAGGCAGAACCGCAAGATTTTCAAAAAGCAACGCATAAGATTTACCACGATACTTTCAATAGCTCATTTATTACCGTTTCAGTTTTAAAATAA
- a CDS encoding DUF2490 domain-containing protein → MFVNNTKFNSNWGLQFDAQIRSADKWDHVRNTLVRPALQYFINDKNNVALGYLWQTTDMRLSGSSKSIFNEHRIFEQYIYTHKLKSVFASHRVRVEQRFIERPNEEVFSQRFRYFFRLIQPLQKQQPTFTEGLFVALQNEVFLNIQNKEKINSSVFDQNRLYLAAGYRFSKKLDLEAGYMNQAQKNTSNHTNNSIIQLAIYTRF, encoded by the coding sequence ATGTTTGTAAACAACACAAAATTTAATAGTAATTGGGGCTTACAATTTGATGCGCAAATAAGATCAGCAGATAAATGGGATCATGTACGTAACACTTTAGTAAGGCCGGCATTACAATATTTTATAAATGATAAAAATAATGTGGCTTTAGGTTACTTGTGGCAGACTACTGATATGAGATTATCTGGATCAAGCAAAAGTATTTTTAACGAACACAGGATATTTGAACAGTACATTTATACACATAAATTAAAATCTGTTTTTGCCAGTCATAGGGTTAGGGTAGAGCAAAGGTTTATCGAGCGTCCTAATGAAGAAGTATTTTCTCAACGCTTTCGTTATTTTTTTAGGTTAATCCAGCCCTTACAAAAACAGCAACCGACATTTACTGAAGGCTTATTTGTGGCTTTGCAGAATGAGGTTTTTTTAAATATCCAAAATAAAGAAAAAATTAATAGTAGTGTTTTCGACCAGAATAGATTATACCTAGCTGCAGGATATCGATTTTCGAAAAAGCTGGATTTAGAGGCTGGCTACATGAATCAGGCGCAGAAAAACACTTCAAATCACACAAATAATAGTATTATACAGCTAGCAATTTATACAAGGTTTTAA
- the fabV gene encoding enoyl-ACP reductase FabV — protein MIIEPRMRGFICLTSHPDGCAQNVKNQIEYVKSKGTINGPKKVLVIGASTGFGLASRIAAAYGSNAGTIGVFFEKAPSAGKTASPGWYNSAAFEKEAHAAGLYAKSINGDAFSKEIKAKTIELIKADLGQIDLIIYSLASPVRKHPDTEVLHRSTLKPIGGTYTNKTVDFHTGTVSNISIEPATQEDIDNTVAVMGGEDWAMWIDALKAENLLAEGATTVAYSYIGPALTYPVYRQGTIGRAKDDLEATAFNISDTLKDINGKAYVSVNKALVTQASSAIPVIPLYISLLYKIMKAEGIHEGTIEQIQRLYAERLYTGNPVPVDEKGRIRIDDLEMRDDVQAKVEKLWEEATTETLGEIGDLPGYKSDFLSLFGFEIDKVDYQKDANELVEIEGLVN, from the coding sequence ATGATTATTGAACCGAGAATGAGGGGCTTTATTTGTTTAACATCACACCCAGATGGCTGTGCTCAAAACGTAAAGAACCAAATTGAATATGTTAAATCAAAAGGCACTATTAATGGGCCAAAAAAAGTATTAGTAATAGGCGCTTCAACTGGTTTCGGTTTGGCATCAAGAATTGCAGCCGCGTATGGTTCAAATGCAGGTACTATTGGCGTGTTTTTTGAAAAAGCACCTTCAGCCGGAAAAACGGCTTCGCCAGGTTGGTACAATAGTGCAGCTTTTGAAAAGGAGGCGCATGCAGCTGGCTTATATGCAAAAAGCATAAATGGTGATGCTTTTTCAAAAGAAATTAAAGCGAAAACCATCGAATTAATAAAAGCAGACTTAGGTCAAATTGATTTGATTATTTATAGCTTAGCTTCGCCTGTTCGGAAACATCCTGATACGGAAGTTCTGCACCGTTCAACTTTAAAACCAATAGGCGGAACGTATACTAATAAAACTGTAGACTTTCATACAGGAACTGTTTCAAACATTTCTATTGAGCCTGCAACGCAAGAAGATATTGATAATACTGTTGCAGTAATGGGTGGCGAAGATTGGGCAATGTGGATTGATGCTTTAAAAGCTGAAAACCTACTTGCAGAAGGCGCTACAACCGTTGCTTATTCATATATCGGTCCGGCTTTAACTTATCCAGTTTACCGCCAAGGTACAATTGGTCGTGCTAAAGATGATTTAGAAGCTACCGCTTTTAACATTAGCGATACCCTTAAAGATATAAATGGGAAAGCCTATGTTTCGGTGAATAAAGCTTTAGTAACTCAGGCAAGCTCTGCAATTCCAGTAATTCCGCTTTATATTTCATTATTATACAAAATAATGAAAGCAGAGGGAATCCATGAAGGAACGATTGAGCAAATTCAACGTTTGTATGCTGAAAGGTTATATACCGGAAATCCTGTTCCTGTGGATGAAAAGGGAAGAATTAGAATCGACGACTTAGAAATGCGTGATGATGTGCAAGCTAAAGTCGAGAAACTTTGGGAAGAAGCAACAACTGAAACTTTAGGAGAAATCGGCGATTTACCAGGTTATAAGTCAGATTTTTTAAGCTTGTTCGGTTTTGAGATAGATAAAGTTGATTATCAAAAAGACGCCAATGAGTTGGTTGAAATTGAAGGATTAGTTAATTAA